AGCCGGCGTCTCACCCGCATGGGCTGGCTTTCGCTGGACTGCTGCTGGTTATCTGTTCAAGGCAGGCGCGATGTTTCCGTCGGTCGTCACCCATTGACACGAGCATTTTTCATCACAATAGGGTCAAGCCGAAGAGGGTGGCGATCGCCAGCCGAGAGACAACAGGAGTGCAAGGTGAGCGAACCGACCGTAGCAGATGCAACGAACCGAATTTATGAATCGCTTCAGGCTGACAATGCCGACATCGACGCACATATCGCAACGCTCAAGGCGGCGTTGGCGCGAGCAGGTTTGAAAGAGGCAGTATTCGATCCGGCGAAGCTCGTGCAGAACAATCGTTCCGGCCGGAAACTCATGCAGGCCTACTTTCGGCAGCGCGGAGTGACGGTAAAGTTTTCGGCTGAGTAAGGGTTCCGATCATCTCGGGCAGGCCGTATTCACGGCGCTGCCGAGATATCGAGATGAGCACTACAGGCTCCGCTCATGGCCGTATGGCCGCGCAAGCCCGAAAGCCCGTGCTGCTCACTGGCATCCGCGATATGGACCACGGCACGGAGTGGGCCTCATTCCGGAGGCACCACGATCCGGTTCACTCGATGAACCGACGCGGCAGCCGCCAAGGCAACGCAGCCACGAAGCGCTCTTTCGATTTCTCAAAGCGAGTGCGAATATGCCGCTGTGTCCATCGCTCGCGCGATGTAGCCCGCGAGGACGTGTCCGGTTACATCGGGGTGTTCTGCAATCCGCAACGTGGGCCCGTTGGGAACGGGCTGCTTTCGCAGGTCGAATTCGTAAACAGCAATAAATCCAAAGCGGGACTAGCCCTGACCATGACCTTCGCCGACGTCGCAAAGATCGTATTCGAAGCCGCAACGGACGGAAAACCGCAACTGCGCTACTTCGTCGGCGACACCCGGAACGGTTGGCTGAAGGCCCGCAACGAACTCGGGGAGAGCGGGTACATCTCCTTCATGCGGAAAAAATTCGCCTGACCTGCAGAAACGAAAAAGGCCGGCGCATCAGCAGGATGCGCCGGCCTTTCGAATCAAACTCTCAAGGCTCAGAGAGCAGCGACGACGACGAACTCGACCTTGTAGTCCGGGGTCGCGAGGGCGGCCTGGCTGGTGGCGCGGGCCGGCGGGTTCTTCGGGTCGATCCATGCTTCCCATACGGCGTTCATTTCGCCGAAAGTCGACATGTCCGACAGGTAGATGATCGTCTGCAGGATCTTGGACTTGTCCGAGCCGGCAGCGGCAAGCAGGCGCTCGACTTCAGCGAGAGCCGACTTCGACTGTTCGGTCACGGATACGCCATCGCCAACCTGGCCAGCCAGATAAACGGTGTTGCCGTGAACGACTGCGCCGCTCATGCGGGCGCCCGGCTCGATACGCTTGATGGTCATGGGAAATACTCCTGTTGCTGTAAAAGGAAATCGACCGGCCTGAACGGCCGGAAAATCAGCTCAGCCGCGAAGCTGCAGCGTCTTCTGATAGGTGTTGGTGGAACGCGCACCGGAACGGCAATAGCCGAGCATCGGACGGTCGAAATCGTCGAGCGCGTCCATCATGCCGCTGATGGCTTCCTCGGTCACGCCCATGGGGCCGACCGGCACATGCTTGATCTTGATACCGAGTTCCTCGGCCCGTGCAGCGATGTCGGCAAAGTCCGGCTGGCCCGGCTCTTCACCATCGGGCCGATGGCAAACGATCGACTTGAAACCCTGCGCCTTGATCTCGTCGAGATCGTCGACCGTGATCTGGCCGGAGACGGAATACTCTTCGTTGATCTGCCTGATATCCATCGTCATCATGCTCCTCGAATGAATGTGGCAAACACTTAAGGTGCCATGCCGGAAGCGTCAATCAAAGTTGTGCCTGAGCCGGTTCAAACAAACGAGAAAGTCAGGGCGTATTCGCGGCCCTCGCCCGGGGCAAGTTCGACGAGTTCCCCGCGTTTCGCAAGTTCGGCACGCGGCTCCCAGCGATGGGAAACCGGTTCGATCCCCAGCACATAGGCGGGAGCGGTCTGATTGCGCCAGATCTGCAGGAAAGGCAGGCCATCGGTGCGGAAACGGACCCGAAGCGTCTTGCCGCCAATTGCCGCGATTGGGCCGAGCCGGACTTCCGCCCAGT
The window above is part of the Rhizobium sp. ACO-34A genome. Proteins encoded here:
- a CDS encoding TIGR01244 family protein: MDIRQINEEYSVSGQITVDDLDEIKAQGFKSIVCHRPDGEEPGQPDFADIAARAEELGIKIKHVPVGPMGVTEEAISGMMDALDDFDRPMLGYCRSGARSTNTYQKTLQLRG